AGGCAACATGAACTGTATCCCTCCTGTAGACGGCTTTTTGCAAGGGCTACGTGCCATTTGTGATAAATACCAAGCGGTATTTATTATTGATGAAGTAATGACTGGTTTTCGGGTTTCATTAGGCGGAGCACAAGCTCATTATGGGGTAAAACCCGACCTAACTTGTTTAGGAAAAGTGATTGGCGGCGGCATGCCTGTAGGCGCTTTTGGTGGCAGCCAAAAAATTATGGATCACTTAGCGCCTGTTGGTCCGGTTTACCAAGCGGGCACATTATCGGGCAACCCTATTGCTATGGCTGCGGGCTTAGCCGCGCTAACCGCGCTTAAAGATCCGGCGGTTCATCAACACCTAAATGTAATCACCGAGCGCTTGGCCAAAGGCCTCAAAGCAGCTGCAGATCGCCAAGACATTCCATTAACCGTTAATCAAGTAGGTGCAATGTTAGGCTTCTTCTTCACCGAAGAAAGCAGCGTGACTAACTTCGCCCAAGCTTGCGCCTGCGATGCAGAGCGTTTCAAAAAGTTCTTCCACTTAATGCTGGAAGAAGGCATTTACTTAGCCCCGTCAGCTTTTGAGGCTTCATTTACCTCTTATGCCCATAGCGAAGCTGACATTGATGCCACCATTGCAGCAGCTGAGCGTTGTTTTGCTAAGTTGAAATAAACCATAAGGCCGCGCTGACTTAAAGTGCGGCCTTACCTTAACCATTCTATTTTCACTACTCGGCCAGTTTTTAGATACACCACGTATTTTTTGCCTTTGAGGTTGTAGAGCACGCCTTCTAACTTATTGAAGTTATCGCCGCTGACAACTTCTTCATATTCAGGCTTGCCGCAAGCACTGATTAACTCCAACTTATCGGTACCAGAGCGTATCCAAGTGCCATTACAATTTATATTCGCCACCTCGGTGCCATTACCAGCTTGTACTCCAGCAGCAATAAAGCCTAACAACAAACAAATATATTTTTTCATATCCCGACTCTTATTGATGATTTTAAAATTCACAAAATGAGTATAGTAAGCAATAACTTAGCGGGAAGAATTTTTTACTGAAGGTCGAGTCCAAAGAAAAACCATCACTGCTAACAGACATGTACCTGCGGCAATACGAGCAAACCAAGGGACCTCCATCCACAACATTAAACCCGCCGAAATAGCCACCATAAGGGTAGCACTGCACTTTGCTTTAAGGCTTACCACACCATGTTGCTGCCAATCATTTAATAAAGGACCAAAAGTGCGATGCTGCTCAAGCCAAGCAGCAAACCGAGGAGAGCTTTTAGAAAATAGAATCGCGGCTAATAAGATGAAAGGCGTAGTAGGCAACAAAGGCAAAAAAATACCTACCGTGCCCAGCAATACCGCTAGCCACGCAATTAACAGGTAGAACACTTTTAGCATTAAACAAGCACCTTTAATAAGTAAGCAGATAGTTTACCCTGTGGCGCGATAAATAACTGTTAGTTATGACTTGTAGCAAAATAAAATTAGACATCTAGACGGCCAAATTATAAATTAACTCTGCCGCCGATTTAATCGCCAACTTGCGGGCGGCTAACAAATACCGCTAAAGCGCCCAAGGGCGCGAACTATTAATTAGGAGTTCGTCATGTTTGAAGCCGTCCAAAAAGAAACTGTTTTTCAATGTAACACTGCCAGCAGCACTAGCAATAACGTTTATCGCTTTACCAGCAAGCGCAATAACCAGCTAAATCACCATCAGGCTGAACTAAGCCTCCCTGTAGAATACTTTGAGCAAACCCAGTTTAGCGATCGCTGTCGTCCAGGTGCTTAT
The Agarivorans aestuarii DNA segment above includes these coding regions:
- the hemL gene encoding glutamate-1-semialdehyde 2,1-aminomutase, which translates into the protein MSRSEQLFSQAQQTIPGGVNSPVRAFNGVGGTPVFIERADGARIFDADGNSYIDYVGSWGPMILGHNHPAIHQAVVDAAAKGLSFGAPTAAEIDMANLVCELVPSMDQVRMVNSGTEATMSAIRLARGYTGRNKIIKFEGCYHGHADSLLVKAGSGALTLGQPSSPGIPADFAQHTLTATYNDLASVEALFAEYPEDIACIIVEPVAGNMNCIPPVDGFLQGLRAICDKYQAVFIIDEVMTGFRVSLGGAQAHYGVKPDLTCLGKVIGGGMPVGAFGGSQKIMDHLAPVGPVYQAGTLSGNPIAMAAGLAALTALKDPAVHQHLNVITERLAKGLKAAADRQDIPLTVNQVGAMLGFFFTEESSVTNFAQACACDAERFKKFFHLMLEEGIYLAPSAFEASFTSYAHSEADIDATIAAAERCFAKLK
- a CDS encoding YbaN family protein, coding for MLKVFYLLIAWLAVLLGTVGIFLPLLPTTPFILLAAILFSKSSPRFAAWLEQHRTFGPLLNDWQQHGVVSLKAKCSATLMVAISAGLMLWMEVPWFARIAAGTCLLAVMVFLWTRPSVKNSSR
- a CDS encoding DUF2845 domain-containing protein; translation: MKKYICLLLGFIAAGVQAGNGTEVANINCNGTWIRSGTDKLELISACGKPEYEEVVSGDNFNKLEGVLYNLKGKKYVVYLKTGRVVKIEWLR